GAGAGCCGAGCTCGTCTTCCATCTGGATGAAGATAGCGTCTACTTGTGGACATCTTCTGGCAAATCTCTCTGCCACCTCTGTAGAAGGGGTTATGGGATAACCTCCGAAAAACCGGCAGCCGGCGGCAAGGGCCCCCTCGGCGGCAGCGTGGTCGCCGTCTATGAAATGGGAACCAGTGAGTACACTCTTAGGATCTGCTTTCAACCTTCTTTTCCTCCTTCTTTTCTTTCTCCTCTTCTTCCTCTGAAATAACAAAGATGGCGAACTCAGGACAGAGCATCTCGCAGAGGTGGCAATTCACGCAGTCATCAGGATTCTTGACATACGGCGGGTGATACCCCTTCGCATTGTACTCCTCTGACATTTCCAGCACGTCCTTGGGGCAGTACTCGACGCAGAAAGCGCACCCCTTGCACCTATCCTTTATTATGTGGATTATCCCCTTGTCCTGCTTGACCTTATCTGCATCCAAAGGTTTTCGCCAGTACTTCATGGCTCATCCTTTCTGAGCTTTGCCATGTTGATGGACATAGAGGGAGATATTAACTCGGCGACCGAATTGTGTCAACGCCAAACACGCTTCTTTTCTTGAATATTCGGCTTTGCCAGAACGGAAAACTCCCGGGAAGAGAACAATCGATGCAACAAGATCTGGTCTCCATCGTCTTTCAAGTTTTCTCGTACTGTTTGACACCTTCTGCGAACTGATTTCCACCGTGACAGTCCTGAGCCACTATAAGAGGCATATCCTTCACTTCCATCTTCCTGATCGCTTCGGCACCAAGGTCCTCGTATGCTATCACTTCACACTTCGTAACCGACTTGGCGATCAATGCCGCCGCCCCACCGGTTGCAGCCAGGTAGACTGCACAGTGCTTCTTCATCGCCTCCACAACATCTTCTCCCCTCGGACCTTTTCCTATCATCCCTTTCAGACCCTTTTCTATCAGGGCCGGAGCATAGGGATCCATCCTGTAGCTCGTTGTCGGCCCCGCAGAGCCTATTGCCTGGCCGGGCTTTGCAGGAGCGGGCCCAACATAGTAGATGACCTGACCCTTGAAGTCCACAGGAAGTGGTTCACCCTTCTTAATCAGCTCGACCAGCCTCTTATGTGCGGCATCTCTTCCTGTGTAGATTGTGCCGTTCAAGAAGACTGTGTCTCCGGCCTTCAGCTTTTTCACATCCTCATCGGAAAGCGGCGTCGTAAGTTTGTGTTCAGCCATTTTTCCTCCAGAGTTAACTGCTTCGGTTGGGAACCTCCGTGGTCGAGTCTATATCGTCCCTTCCTTGTGGCGAGATGCGTGGCAGTTTATGTTGACTGCCGCAGGCATGCTTGCGATGTGGCAAGGGTGAACCTCGATATTGACAGCCAAGGCAGTGGTTCTGCCTCCTAGCCCCTGAGGACCTATTCCAAGCTTGTTGATTCTCTCCAGGAGTTCCTTCTCCACCTCCGCGTATTTCGGGTCCTTGTTGTGTTCCCCCAGAGGTCTCAACAGAGCCTTCTTGGCCAGGAAAGCACACTTCTCAAATGTACCACCCAATCCTACACCAACAACGATGGGGGGGCAGGGATTGCCGCCAGACCTTCTCACCTTGTCAATCACAAACTCCTTCACGCCTTCTATACCGTCTGCTGGTTTCATCATCTTCACTTCGCTCATGTTCTCGCTTCCACCGCCCTTGGGGGCAACCGTTATCTTCAGCTTGTCGCCGGGGACTATCCTGAGATGGATTATGGCGGGGGTATTGTCCTTGGTGTTTTTCCTCTCGATTACTGGGTCGTCAACAATCGATTTTCTCAGGTAGCCTTCACCATACCCCTGCCTGACGCCCTCGTTTATGGCTTCATTGAAGTCGCCGCCCACTACGTGGACATCCTGACCCAATTCACAGAAAATGACTGCGAAACCCGTGTCCTGGCACATCGGAACCTCGTTATCGCGAGCAATCTTCGCATTTTCCAATATCTGATCGAGTATCGCCTTTCCTGTGGGAGACTCTTCTGTCTTCCGGCCGGCCTCGAGTTTCTCCCACACGTCCTTTCCCAGATTGTAGTTGGCGTCGATGCACAGCTTCTTGACCAACTCAGTTATCTGGCTTGCCCGTATCTCCCTCATAGCAATCTCCTTTACTTAACGGCATTCCACAGAAGATCAAACATTTCCTGGACTTTGATGCTTCCTTGTCCCTTCTCCGACATCCTTGCTGAGGCTTTGCTCAAAACCTGCTCGCAGGTTGGACACGCAGTCACAAGCAAGTCAGCCCCTGTGTCAACAGCCTCTTTCACTCTCTTGTCAGCGATTCTGTCTGAGACCGGGACATCTGAAACGAGCATGCCGCCGCCGCCGCCACAGCAGTTTGACAGGTTCCTGTTGCCTTTCATCTCGACCAGTTCAACCCCGAGCTTGCTCAGCACCTCCCTGGGTTGGTTATACACACCAAGAGACCTTCCAAGGTCGCAAGGGTCATGATAGGTTACCTTCTTCCCCACGCTCTTTGGTTTCAGGCCGCCGAGCTTTTCCAGGACCACGTTGATGACATGCTTTGCGTCGATATCGTAGTCTTCTTTCAGAAATGCTGCACAGGTGGGGCAGAGCGTGATCGCCTCTTTGAAAGGAAACTTCTTCTTGAAATCCTTCTTTTGCTTCTCGAGTTTCTCCCTGTCCCCGAGAGCCTTCATCGGGAAGCCGCAGCAGGTTTCCTCTACTATCTTGGGCTTCACTCCCATCTTCTCGAGCAGCTTTATCCATCCTTTTGTCCTGTTAGGCCTCGCGAGATACTGGCAACCTATAAACAGAGGCGTCTCCCCATCCTGCACAGGAGCTCGGGCTTCCTTGTCACCGAAAATATTCCCTGTCGCAACTATGTTCTCCAGCATTTCCTTGTGCCCGGGAAGAACGAATCCTTCTTTCGCCAGGTCAGCTCTGCACGCTTCAATTATTTCGGTGATGTCTACTTTGGCGGAACACTTCTCCTTGCATAACCTGCAAAGGGTGCAGTCAAAAACCCTTTTAGCTATGAACTCCGAGGGCTCTAGCTCGCCGTGCAAGAATCCATAGGCAAACAGAATCTTGCCTCTCGCAGAACTGGACTCCCAACCAAGTTCTTTGAAGATGGGGCAGTCTTCAAAACAGTAGGAGCAGCGTATGCAGATGTCCAGTTCATTTTCCCAGTCTTTCAGGTGTTTGGTTTTCATCTCTTTTCACCTCTTTTT
The sequence above is a segment of the candidate division TA06 bacterium genome. Coding sequences within it:
- a CDS encoding 4Fe-4S dicluster domain-containing protein; the protein is MDADKVKQDKGIIHIIKDRCKGCAFCVEYCPKDVLEMSEEYNAKGYHPPYVKNPDDCVNCHLCEMLCPEFAIFVISEEEEEKEKKEEKKVESRS
- a CDS encoding Fe-S-containing hydro-lyase encodes the protein MAEHKLTTPLSDEDVKKLKAGDTVFLNGTIYTGRDAAHKRLVELIKKGEPLPVDFKGQVIYYVGPAPAKPGQAIGSAGPTTSYRMDPYAPALIEKGLKGMIGKGPRGEDVVEAMKKHCAVYLAATGGAAALIAKSVTKCEVIAYEDLGAEAIRKMEVKDMPLIVAQDCHGGNQFAEGVKQYEKT
- a CDS encoding fumarate hydratase, translating into MREIRASQITELVKKLCIDANYNLGKDVWEKLEAGRKTEESPTGKAILDQILENAKIARDNEVPMCQDTGFAVIFCELGQDVHVVGGDFNEAINEGVRQGYGEGYLRKSIVDDPVIERKNTKDNTPAIIHLRIVPGDKLKITVAPKGGGSENMSEVKMMKPADGIEGVKEFVIDKVRRSGGNPCPPIVVGVGLGGTFEKCAFLAKKALLRPLGEHNKDPKYAEVEKELLERINKLGIGPQGLGGRTTALAVNIEVHPCHIASMPAAVNINCHASRHKEGTI
- a CDS encoding (Fe-S)-binding protein, which codes for MKTKHLKDWENELDICIRCSYCFEDCPIFKELGWESSSARGKILFAYGFLHGELEPSEFIAKRVFDCTLCRLCKEKCSAKVDITEIIEACRADLAKEGFVLPGHKEMLENIVATGNIFGDKEARAPVQDGETPLFIGCQYLARPNRTKGWIKLLEKMGVKPKIVEETCCGFPMKALGDREKLEKQKKDFKKKFPFKEAITLCPTCAAFLKEDYDIDAKHVINVVLEKLGGLKPKSVGKKVTYHDPCDLGRSLGVYNQPREVLSKLGVELVEMKGNRNLSNCCGGGGGMLVSDVPVSDRIADKRVKEAVDTGADLLVTACPTCEQVLSKASARMSEKGQGSIKVQEMFDLLWNAVK